Proteins encoded together in one Eubalaena glacialis isolate mEubGla1 chromosome 7, mEubGla1.1.hap2.+ XY, whole genome shotgun sequence window:
- the IL17RB gene encoding LOW QUALITY PROTEIN: interleukin-17 receptor B (The sequence of the model RefSeq protein was modified relative to this genomic sequence to represent the inferred CDS: inserted 1 base in 1 codon; deleted 1 base in 1 codon; substituted 2 bases at 2 genomic stop codons), protein MTGRQAGPPGSGERGARALVHLAHCTHGFAEPARARLLERRSDPGIPRRPCRPGHFFPYPGRAPGGRPYLGGAGGGGARRCGPGRRDNSAAEGLPGPRTVAGGGPAMSLVLLSLAALCCGAMPPEPTIQCGSEPGPSPEWMVQHTLTPGDLRDLRVEPIKSSVDYSILMNISWILRADGSIRLLKATKICVTGKSHFQSFSCVRCNYTEAFQTQTRPSGGKWTFSYIGFPVELNTVYFVGAHNIPNANMNEDGPSLAVNFTSPGCLDHIMKYQKKCIEAGSLWDPNITACKKNETMIEVNFTTSPLGNRYMALIQNTTVIGTSYVFHLHQKELTRTSVVVQVTEESXGAVVQLTLYFHTCGNDCIRHRXTVGLCPQTGVPFPRDHSKSVLGGWLPLLLRLALLVATWVLAVGIYLTWRHXRIKKTSFSTTTLLPPIKVLVVYPSEICFHHTVCYFTEFLQNHCRSEVILEKCQKKKIAEMGPVQWLTTQKKATDKVIFLPSNDNTTCDGTCGKRGGSPCENSQDLFPLAFNLFCSDLRSQTHLHKYVVVCFREDDTKDNDTVLSVCPTYRLMKDATAFCTELLHAKRVSMGRRVHTCHYSCSSL, encoded by the exons ATGACAGGACGCCAGGCGGGCCCGCCGGGCTCGGGCGAGCGGGGCGCGCGTGCACTAGTGCACCTGGCTCACTGCACGCACGGGTTCGCTGAGCCGGCGCGTGCGCGGCTGCTCGAGAGACGCTCGGACCCAGGCATCCCTCGCCGCCCCTGCAGGCCGGGGCACTTCTTTCCCTACCCAGGAAGGGCGCCAGGGGGCCGCCCCTACCTGGGCGGTGCTGGGGGAGGCGGAGCCCGGAGGTGTGGCCCCGGGCGCCGGGATAACAGCGCGGCCGAAGGCTTGCCGGGACCACGAACGGTGGCGGGCGGTGGCCCCGCGATGTCGCTCGTACTGCTGAGCCTGGCCGCGCTGTGCTGCGGTGCCATGCCTCCGGAGCCG aCGATTCAGTGTGGCTCTGAACCTG GACCATCTCCAGAATGGATGGTCCAACACACCCTGACCCCAGGAGACTTGAGGGATCTCCGAGTGGAGCCTATTAAAAGCAGTGTT GACTATTCAATTTTGATGAACATAAGCTGGATACTCCGGGCAGATG GCAGCATCCGCTTGTTGAAAGCCACCAAGATCTGCGTGACGGGCAAAAGCCACTTCCAGTCCTTCAGCTGCGTCAGGTGCAATTACACTGAGGCCTTCCAGACTCAGACCAGACCCTCTGGTGGCAAA TGGACGTTTTCCTACATTGGCTTTCCTGTAGAGCTGAACACAGTCTATTTCGTTGGGGCCCATAACATCCCCAATGCAAATATGAATGAAGACGGCCCCTCCCTGGCTGTGAACTTCACCTCACCAG GCTGCCTGGACCACATAATGAAATACCAAAAAAAGTGCATCGAGGCAG GAAGTCTGTGGGATCCAAACATCACTGCTTGTAAGAAGAATGAGACCATGATAGAAGTGAACTTTACAACCAGTCCCCTTGGAAACAGATATATGGCTCTCATCCAAAATACCACTGTAATTGGGACTTCTTATGTGTT TCACCTGCACCAGAAGGAACTAACTCGAACTTCTGTGGTGGTTCAAGTGACTGAGGAAAGTTAAGGTGCTGTGGTCCAG CTGACTCTGTATTTCCATACCTGTGGCAACGACTGCATCCGACACA GAACTGTGGGGCTTTGCCCACAAACGGGTGTCCCCTTCCCTCGGGATCACAGTAA AAGTGTGTTGGGTGGATGGCTGCCTCTCCTCCTC CGGCTGGCTCTGCTGGTGGCCACGTGGGTGCTGGCAGTTGGGATCTATCTGACCTGGAGGCATT AAAGGATCAAGAAGACTTCCTTCTCTACTACCACACTACTGCCCCCCATTAAGGTTCTTGTGGTTTACCCATCTGAAATATGTTTCCATCACACAGTTTGTTACTTCACTGAATTTCTTCAAAACCACTGCAGAAGTGAAGTCATCCTTGaaaaatgtcagaaaaagaaaatagccgAGATGGGTCCCGTGCAGTGGCTTACCACTCAGAAGAAAGCCACGGATAAggtcattttccttccttccaatgATAACACCACGTGTGATGGTACCTGTGGCAAGAGGGGGGGCAGCCCCTGTGAGAACTCCCAAGACCTGTTCCCCCTCGCCTTTAACCTCTTCTGCAGCGACCTGAGAAGCCAGACTCATCTGCACAAATACGTGGTGGTCTGTTTCAGAGAGGATGATACCAAAGACAACGACACTGTGCTCAGTGTCTGCCCCACATACCGCCTCATGAAGGATGCTACGGCTTTCTGCACAGAGCTTCTCCACGCCAAACGTGTGTCGATGGGGAGAAGGGTGCACACCTGCCACTACAGCTGCTCCTCCCTGTAG